TCTTCACATTAAATTGAGAAATTAGGCTTTTTAATATTGAAATTTCCTTAACGTTGTAAATCCGCATTTTCCTGACGCTACCCCATGCCCATCAACTTAAGATTTTTATAATACCCCAAAACAAAAAAATTGCCCATTTTCGCCTGAAGATGTCAATTTTCTCGTTTTGGGGTATTTGTTTGTCTTATCTTGATGGATGTGTGGCTGTACCCCTTAAGAGTATCCTGATATTACAAAAAAGAACTAAGATGTTTCATCCTAGCTCTTTTTTAGCAATATCAACTTATTATATACATTCCTCAATCATTATTTTACTTCATTGGCAATAAAGAAATGCTCACATACACTTGAAATACGTTTTAAATCCACATTGCCACCTGAAATAACCGCTACTACTTTTTTACCCTGTACATATTTATCAACTTTGCCTGCAAGAAGAGCGGCTGTAGCTAACGCTCCTGCTCCTTCTACGACAGCCTTTCCGCGTTGCAATAAGTCTTTCATCGCTACTTCTAATTCTTCTTCCGATACAGTTACAATGTCATCTACTAGGTTTTTTACAATTTCAAAGGTTAAATTTCCAGGTATTTTAACTGCACAACCATCCGCTATTGTTGGAGCTTTATAATGTGATACAATTTCTCCAGCATCATAAGAAGCTTTCATACCGTGTACGTTTTCAGCTTGAACTCCAATAATATTAATGGAGGGATTAAATGATTTCAGTGCTACAGCAATCCCTGAAATAATTCCTCCTCCACCAATAGGTACAATAACAGTATCAACATCCCACATATTATCCAGAATATCTAACCCAATTGTCCCTTGGCCAGCCATTACTTCTACATCATCATATGGATGTAGGTATGTTTCGCCTATTTCTTTTATAATCTCTTCACATTTTGCTTTTGCATCATCAAATGTATCACCGTATAAAATAACTTCAGAACCATATCCTCTCGTCGCATCCACTTTAGCTTGCGGTGCAGAGGTTGGCATCACAATTTTACTTTTGATACCAAGTAAATGAGAAGATAATGCGACACCTTGTGCATGGTTTCCAGCTGAGCAGGCGATTACACCACGTTCTTTTTCTTCATTTGTAAGTTGAGAAATTTTATTAAATGCACCACGAAACTTGAATGAACCTGTTAACTGCATGTTTTCCAACTTTAAATAAATTTCTCCACCGGTTTTACTGGTTAAATAGAAAGATTTAACCAAAGGCGTTTTTCTAGCATTTCCATCTAAAATTTTTTGTGCATTTTTTATATTCCCAATGTTGAGTGGTAAAATTTCATTACTCATATTAACACTTCTTTCAATGGCTTATAATCTAACTCTAGTGTTGCGCCTAAATTCTCATAAGTTATCGTACCCTTGTAAATATTTATCCCCGTTGCTAAAGCCGGTTTATTTTGGATTGCATTCTCTAATCCATTTTTAGCTATTTCTAGTAAATACTCAATATTTCCATTTGCTAAGGCCATAGTAGAAGTACGTGGAGTAGCACCAGGCATATTTGGTACTGCATAATGGATTACATCATGTTTAATAAATACAGGATTATCATGAGTTGTATAATGATCGACTGTCTCTACCGTACCACCTTGATCTATTGCAATATCCACAATGACACTTCCTGGCTTCATAGATTGAACCATATACTCTTTAACAATTTTAGGAGGGCGAGATCCTGGTATTAAAATTGTTGAAATAAATAAATCTGCTTCTTTAATCGTTCGCTCTAGATTTTCAATATTAGATTCAATTATATTTACTTCTTCTGTTGTGTATTGCTTTCTTAAATATGCAATTCTTTCTTGATTAACCTCTAGGATTGTAACACTACATCCAATTCCAATTGCCATATCACAGGCATTAGTTGCAGCATTTCCTCCACCTAAAATAACTACATTTCCGGCAAGGATTCCCTCAATACCTGATAATAAGATCCCTTCTCCTTGATGTTGTTTTTCTAAATAATATGCTCCCATAAATACAGCACGACGCCCAGCAATTGCACTCATTGGCTTTAATAATGTCAAAACACCATCTTCGCTAATTGTTTCTCCTGCAATTGCAGTAGTACCAGCATTTCTCATTGCTTCTACGCATTCTTTCGACGCAGCCAAATGTAAAAAACCTCAGATTATAAGATTTTTTTTAAAGTAACGATATTCTTCAGGTAATGGTTCTTTTACTTTAACTACCATATCAACTTCCCAAGCTTCTCCTTGTGCTACTAAATTTGCACCTGCGCCTGTATATTCATCATTTGTATATCCTGATCCAATACCTGCATCTTTTTCTACTAAGATTTGATGCCCTTCTTCAACTAACTTCCGAACATTTTCAGGGGTCATTCCTACACGTGCTTCTCCCTTTTTTATCTCTTTAACTACTCCAATTCTCACTTCTAACACATCCTTTTATAAGCAATATAATACCTAGGATTAAAAAAGTAATACGCGAATTTACCAAACTTATTATGTCCATTCATGTTATTTTTATCGCCTAACTAGCTTTTAAGGTAGAAAACATTCAATATCAATTATTGTTATATGGATATGTAAACATTTTTGAAATCCTAGGTAATATTCCCCCTTCCAAAAATATGTGGAATTGATTCGGCGACTAAAGAGACGATGCACTGAAAGAATGTATGTACTGAAATTGTTGCGAAAACAGCATTGCTACTTGTATTAATAACAGAAACTGTATTAGAATTCACATTGGCAAAATAATATATTAACTAATTCAGTCAATGATGACCTCATAAACGTAGATTTAAATTAAGAAACCTCTTTAGAGAAAAAACCCTAATTAGGGGCTGTTACTGTGCTTTTACGACAAGGCTATTCAAGAAATTACTAATTGAAGAAGCTTGAAAAATACGTAGGCTAAAAGAGCTGATATTATAATACTTTTCAGTAA
This Bacillus thuringiensis DNA region includes the following protein-coding sequences:
- the tdcB gene encoding bifunctional threonine ammonia-lyase/L-serine ammonia-lyase TdcB, with translation MSNEILPLNIGNIKNAQKILDGNARKTPLVKSFYLTSKTGGEIYLKLENMQLTGSFKFRGAFNKISQLTNEEKERGVIACSAGNHAQGVALSSHLLGIKSKIVMPTSAPQAKVDATRGYGSEVILYGDTFDDAKAKCEEIIKEIGETYLHPYDDVEVMAGQGTIGLDILDNMWDVDTVIVPIGGGGIISGIAVALKSFNPSINIIGVQAENVHGMKASYDAGEIVSHYKAPTIADGCAVKIPGNLTFEIVKNLVDDIVTVSEEELEVAMKDLLQRGKAVVEGAGALATAALLAGKVDKYVQGKKVVAVISGGNVDLKRISSVCEHFFIANEVK